A section of the Elizabethkingia anophelis R26 genome encodes:
- a CDS encoding NAD-dependent epimerase/dehydratase family protein, translating to MQTILGANGQIGEELARELKRNFTSDIRIVSRRAQKVNDTDEIFSADLSVREKAIEAVKGSEIAYFTLGLPISSDLWEKQFPVILRNVIDACKVNGTKLVFFDNTYMYPQDDRILTENTAFDPVGRKGRVRRQMAEMVLKEIQSGELEAVICRAPEFYGPAKTQSITNTLIFNNIKEGKTLKVPLSDKKKRSLIWTPDASRATALIGNTPDAFGQTWHLPVDKSHPTYREFIRKASEIYGRDLKYSVVPRFVFSIGALFNKKMKELLELLPRYEHNNIFDDSKFRNRFPNFQVTSYQQGIGQIKNEQLSEKIK from the coding sequence ATGCAAACAATATTAGGAGCCAACGGCCAGATTGGCGAAGAACTGGCAAGAGAGCTGAAAAGAAATTTTACCTCAGATATACGTATTGTCAGCAGACGTGCTCAAAAGGTAAATGATACAGATGAGATATTCTCGGCAGATTTATCTGTTCGTGAAAAGGCTATTGAAGCAGTTAAAGGCAGCGAGATTGCTTATTTTACATTAGGACTTCCGATAAGCTCTGATCTTTGGGAAAAGCAATTTCCGGTTATTCTCCGTAATGTAATTGACGCCTGTAAAGTTAACGGAACCAAACTCGTTTTCTTTGATAATACCTACATGTATCCACAAGATGATCGGATTTTGACCGAAAATACAGCATTTGATCCTGTTGGCAGAAAAGGAAGAGTTAGAAGACAAATGGCAGAAATGGTATTAAAGGAGATCCAGTCCGGTGAATTGGAGGCTGTTATTTGTCGCGCTCCCGAATTTTATGGGCCGGCTAAAACACAAAGTATTACCAATACTTTAATTTTTAATAATATAAAAGAAGGTAAAACACTAAAGGTACCATTGAGTGACAAAAAGAAAAGAAGCTTGATATGGACGCCCGATGCCAGCCGTGCAACAGCATTGATCGGAAATACACCAGATGCTTTTGGGCAGACGTGGCATCTTCCTGTGGATAAGAGTCATCCTACATACCGGGAATTCATCAGAAAAGCTTCCGAAATTTATGGTAGGGATCTGAAATATTCTGTAGTTCCTAGATTTGTTTTCAGTATTGGCGCTTTATTCAATAAAAAAATGAAAGAATTACTGGAACTTCTCCCAAGATACGAACACAATAATATTTTTGATGACTCGAAGTTTAGAAATAGATTTCCCAATTTTCAGGTCACAAGCTATCAACAGGGAATCGGGCAGATTAAAAATGAACAGTTATCAGAAAAAATAAAATAG
- a CDS encoding helix-turn-helix domain-containing protein gives MKTPVKVSSISAMHQFLGLKRPANPLISVFNFDEVKLEPETILSAITTDFYVIALKKDCAGGKCKYGQQYYDFDDGIMYFIAPHQVLQFEDVLLNSVRGFVLVVHQDFLHGYALASHIREYGYFSYTANEALHLSEKEEKSIMDIIHNIEQEIDANMDSYTQDLLVSNLDLLLKYCDRFYNRQFLTRKKVNNDLLSKLEALLDDYFKNDKQIVKGIPTVHFVAEQLHLSANYLSDMLRVQTGQTTQQHIQNRLIEKAKELLSTTEMSVSEIAYHLGFEHPQSFHRLFKNRSSVSPLEFRASFN, from the coding sequence ATGAAAACTCCGGTTAAAGTTTCCTCAATTAGCGCAATGCACCAGTTTTTAGGACTTAAAAGACCTGCGAATCCATTAATTAGTGTATTCAATTTTGATGAGGTAAAACTGGAGCCTGAAACTATTCTCAGCGCAATAACAACAGATTTTTATGTAATTGCTCTAAAGAAGGACTGTGCAGGCGGAAAATGTAAATATGGGCAGCAGTATTATGATTTCGATGACGGAATTATGTATTTTATTGCGCCCCATCAGGTTTTACAGTTTGAAGATGTACTGCTGAATAGCGTAAGAGGTTTTGTATTGGTTGTGCATCAGGATTTCTTACACGGATATGCGCTAGCCTCCCACATCAGGGAATATGGTTATTTTTCTTATACGGCAAACGAAGCATTGCATCTTTCCGAAAAAGAAGAAAAATCTATTATGGACATTATCCATAATATAGAGCAGGAGATAGATGCTAATATGGATTCTTATACACAGGATCTTTTGGTCTCCAATCTGGATCTTTTGCTTAAATATTGTGACCGTTTTTATAATCGCCAGTTTTTAACCAGAAAAAAAGTCAATAACGATTTACTTTCAAAACTGGAAGCTTTATTGGATGATTATTTTAAAAATGACAAACAGATTGTTAAAGGTATTCCTACAGTTCATTTTGTTGCAGAGCAATTACACCTTAGTGCCAATTATTTGAGTGATATGCTTCGGGTACAAACGGGGCAGACTACGCAACAGCATATCCAGAACAGATTGATAGAAAAAGCAAAAGAATTGCTGTCTACTACAGAAATGTCTGTTTCCGAAATTGCCTATCATTTGGGTTTTGAACATCCACAATCTTTTCACCGATTATTTAAAAATCGTAGCTCTGTTTCCCCATTAGAGTTTAGGGCGTCGTTTAATTAA
- a CDS encoding GLPGLI family protein, whose translation MKYVFSFISFFAFVFCYTQEFRFADNATFKPFPYSVESLDTSYQNIYYQLSFANNSEKPDSKKQAVCILELGKTKSKFFDFNSVKSDSLTKKYSVEKEITGKELTAMLAYKTNWENVLIRDIQTKNIIFQDHASKTFQYEGTQPELKWNLEKESKTILGYTCHKATTEYRGRKYTAWYTTDIPISSGPYIFEGLPGLILAISDSKDHFNFTAIAIDRIPREIYLNNGKHIIKVSRDQFRKVQKNYHNNPGFYINGGAYNADGTEIKVDPRYSKPYNPIELD comes from the coding sequence ATGAAGTATGTTTTTTCTTTCATCTCTTTCTTTGCCTTTGTATTTTGTTATACACAGGAGTTTAGATTTGCAGATAATGCTACTTTCAAACCGTTTCCTTATAGTGTGGAAAGTTTAGATACAAGTTACCAGAATATTTATTACCAGCTATCTTTTGCCAATAACTCTGAAAAGCCTGATTCTAAAAAGCAGGCTGTCTGTATTCTGGAGTTAGGGAAAACTAAATCTAAATTTTTTGATTTTAACAGTGTTAAAAGTGATTCTCTGACGAAGAAATACAGTGTTGAAAAAGAAATTACCGGAAAGGAATTGACTGCTATGCTTGCCTATAAAACCAATTGGGAAAATGTATTGATAAGAGATATTCAAACTAAGAATATTATTTTTCAGGATCATGCGAGTAAAACTTTTCAATATGAAGGAACTCAGCCTGAATTAAAATGGAATTTAGAAAAAGAAAGCAAAACTATTTTGGGCTATACCTGCCATAAAGCGACAACGGAATATAGAGGAAGAAAATATACAGCTTGGTATACGACGGATATTCCAATCAGCAGCGGACCCTATATTTTCGAAGGACTACCGGGGCTGATTTTAGCCATTTCGGATTCCAAAGATCATTTTAACTTTACAGCAATTGCTATTGATAGAATTCCAAGAGAAATTTACCTCAATAATGGGAAGCATATTATAAAAGTGAGCCGCGACCAATTTCGAAAAGTTCAAAAAAACTATCATAACAATCCCGGTTTTTACATAAATGGTGGAGCTTATAACGCAGACGGAACCGAAATAAAAGTGGATCCAAGATATAGTAAGCCTTATAATCCAATTGAGTTAGATTAA
- a CDS encoding PhzF family phenazine biosynthesis protein, whose product MKLELYQIDSFTEDIFHGNPACVVPLKNWLPDEILLKIARENAVAETAFFIDNGDTIHLRWFTPEIEMDLCGHATLATAHCLASILNYKNDRIVFETKSGELTVDVKDGFYYMDFPSRMPEPSTLPDIITRSLNIQHKEVFKSRDYVLVYESEEDIKKIEIERSIFDLINLDPGGVVVTAAGTDSDFVSRYFTPQSSILEDPVTGSSHCSLIPFWSSRLGKDKLFARQLSERGGQLYCENKNERVIVAGKARTYSMGHLWIE is encoded by the coding sequence ATGAAGTTAGAATTATATCAAATAGATTCTTTTACAGAAGATATTTTTCATGGAAATCCTGCATGTGTTGTCCCGTTAAAAAATTGGTTACCCGATGAGATACTCTTGAAAATAGCCCGTGAAAATGCTGTAGCAGAAACAGCTTTCTTTATTGACAATGGTGATACCATTCATCTGAGATGGTTTACACCTGAAATAGAAATGGACTTGTGTGGACACGCGACTCTTGCTACGGCTCATTGTTTAGCTTCCATCTTAAACTATAAGAACGACAGAATCGTTTTTGAAACCAAAAGTGGAGAATTAACAGTGGATGTAAAAGATGGATTTTATTATATGGATTTCCCATCGAGGATGCCTGAACCTTCTACTCTTCCGGATATTATAACCAGATCTCTTAATATCCAACATAAGGAAGTCTTCAAATCAAGGGACTATGTTTTGGTATATGAATCTGAGGAGGACATAAAAAAAATTGAAATTGAAAGATCCATTTTCGATCTTATCAATCTGGATCCTGGCGGTGTTGTTGTAACAGCAGCAGGTACCGACAGTGATTTTGTTTCAAGATATTTTACACCACAGTCTTCTATTCTTGAAGATCCTGTAACCGGCTCTTCCCATTGTTCGCTTATTCCGTTCTGGTCATCGAGATTAGGGAAGGATAAACTTTTCGCCCGCCAGCTATCGGAAAGAGGCGGTCAGCTTTATTGTGAAAACAAAAATGAAAGAGTGATCGTAGCAGGTAAAGCCCGAACCTATTCTATGGGGCACTTATGGATAGAGTAA
- a CDS encoding GNAT family N-acetyltransferase, which produces MNRADMNSAIFPILKTERLTLRQLSIDDQHDIFALRSNLKINEFLGRQLCETNEDAINFINKVNDNIDKGNSFYWAIILTGSNIFVGTICLFDFSTENNSCEIGYELMTKFQGQGIMTEAVQTVIDYVFHTLKLKKIIAFTHYKNHNSTNLLLKFNFVKLKETYKEDSNLNIFTLNKDSK; this is translated from the coding sequence ATGAACAGGGCAGATATGAATTCAGCAATTTTTCCAATTTTAAAAACTGAAAGGTTAACGCTTAGACAATTATCAATTGATGATCAGCATGATATTTTTGCTCTGCGCTCCAATCTAAAAATTAACGAGTTCCTTGGCAGACAATTATGTGAAACAAATGAAGATGCAATAAACTTCATTAATAAGGTTAATGATAATATTGATAAAGGCAACTCTTTTTATTGGGCAATTATTTTGACAGGAAGCAATATATTTGTTGGCACTATATGTTTATTCGACTTCTCAACCGAAAATAATAGTTGTGAGATTGGATATGAGTTAATGACAAAATTTCAGGGACAGGGTATAATGACAGAAGCTGTTCAAACAGTGATTGACTATGTATTTCACACTTTAAAACTCAAAAAAATAATTGCTTTTACACACTATAAGAATCACAATTCAACCAATCTTCTGTTAAAGTTTAATTTTGTAAAGTTGAAAGAAACATACAAAGAAGATTCTAACTTAAATATTTTCACTTTGAATAAAGATAGTAAATGA
- a CDS encoding Crp/Fnr family transcriptional regulator produces MTDVFKNYLHSTGELSADEINFSAQFFKSILLKKGDFFIREDEYCDHIGFIASGAVKAYAIDKEGKENVTCFKFENEFITSFSEFVTQEKSRRSIRAIEDCLIYRINYPDYQYLLGQVIAWNRVIKSVMEQEYSQKESYVLNYNNKKVEDKYRHVLSNEPRLVQRVTTQDLASYLGVTQRSLTRAKGQIHRSNVL; encoded by the coding sequence ATGACAGACGTATTTAAAAACTACCTGCACTCAACAGGAGAATTATCAGCTGATGAAATCAACTTTTCTGCACAGTTCTTCAAATCAATCCTATTGAAAAAAGGTGATTTTTTTATTCGAGAAGATGAATACTGCGATCATATCGGATTTATTGCAAGCGGCGCTGTAAAAGCTTACGCTATCGACAAGGAGGGAAAGGAGAATGTAACCTGTTTCAAGTTTGAAAATGAATTTATTACTTCTTTTTCAGAATTTGTGACGCAGGAAAAATCCAGAAGAAGTATAAGGGCTATAGAAGATTGTTTAATATACAGGATAAACTATCCGGACTATCAGTATCTGCTTGGGCAGGTGATCGCCTGGAACAGAGTTATAAAATCAGTAATGGAGCAGGAGTATAGCCAAAAGGAAAGTTATGTGCTGAATTATAATAATAAGAAGGTTGAGGATAAATATCGTCATGTTTTGTCTAATGAACCAAGGCTTGTCCAGCGTGTAACAACACAAGATTTGGCATCTTATCTGGGGGTTACCCAACGATCCCTTACGCGGGCAAAAGGACAAATACACAGATCTAATGTATTATAG
- a CDS encoding MBL fold metallo-hydrolase has translation MLRQIAPEVFQISLMPRNSINCYIIEGILVDSGIRSSYNTVKKALQKTPVYQHILTHAHADHQGCSDQICAEFEIPLLCHPDEVFRTETGMVTNDYPTPQHWVAKLQQKYWAGQGHKVERTIAENDRIGNFQVIETPGHSPGHISLFRERDGVLIIGDAATNMNLLTTATGLRLPPNIFTSDQQRNIKSLQKLAKLNPAIICFGHGPVMRNTDRKFEKFVTKCSTAI, from the coding sequence ATGCTACGTCAAATTGCTCCCGAAGTATTCCAAATTTCACTGATGCCAAGAAACAGCATCAATTGCTATATTATCGAAGGTATATTGGTGGACTCCGGAATACGGAGTTCATATAACACTGTAAAGAAAGCTCTTCAGAAAACTCCTGTTTATCAACATATACTTACTCATGCTCATGCAGACCATCAGGGCTGCAGCGATCAAATCTGTGCTGAGTTTGAAATACCATTACTCTGTCATCCTGACGAAGTTTTTAGGACTGAAACGGGTATGGTTACCAACGACTATCCAACTCCGCAACATTGGGTGGCAAAGCTTCAACAAAAATATTGGGCAGGCCAGGGACATAAAGTGGAGCGCACAATTGCCGAAAACGATAGGATCGGAAACTTTCAGGTAATAGAGACACCCGGACATTCGCCAGGTCATATTTCTTTATTCCGTGAGCGGGATGGTGTACTGATAATAGGGGATGCAGCAACAAATATGAATCTTCTTACAACTGCAACTGGTCTGCGGCTTCCACCAAACATATTTACCTCGGATCAACAACGCAATATTAAATCCCTCCAGAAACTAGCAAAACTGAACCCTGCCATTATTTGTTTTGGTCACGGACCTGTCATGCGGAATACAGATCGGAAGTTTGAGAAATTTGTGACTAAATGCAGTACGGCTATTTAA
- a CDS encoding GIY-YIG nuclease family protein, with product MCFCYILHSSTLDQFYIGHCSENLSKRLRKHLSNHKGFTSRAKDWMIVYSEIFDDKSSAYKREREIKAWKSKKKIEELIKNSTG from the coding sequence ATGTGTTTCTGCTATATATTACACTCCTCTACTCTCGATCAATTTTATATTGGTCATTGCTCAGAAAACCTTAGTAAAAGATTAAGAAAACACCTTTCTAATCATAAAGGTTTTACTTCCCGCGCTAAGGATTGGATGATTGTATATTCTGAAATTTTTGACGACAAAAGCTCTGCATATAAAAGAGAACGCGAAATAAAAGCATGGAAAAGTAAAAAGAAAATTGAAGAACTTATTAAAAACTCAACTGGATAG
- a CDS encoding GIY-YIG nuclease family protein, which yields MCFCYILYSSTLNQFYIGHCSENLSKRLRKHLSNHKGFTSRAKDWMIVYSEIFDDKSSAYKREREIKAWKSKKKIEQFIKNSTG from the coding sequence ATGTGTTTCTGCTACATATTATACTCCTCTACTCTCAATCAATTTTATATTGGTCATTGCTCAGAAAACCTTAGTAAAAGATTAAGAAAACACCTTTCTAATCATAAAGGTTTTACTTCCCGTGCTAAGGATTGGATGATTGTATATTCTGAAATTTTTGACGACAAAAGCTCTGCATATAAAAGAGAACGCGAAATAAAAGCATGGAAAAGTAAAAAGAAAATCGAACAATTTATAAAAAACTCAACTGGATAG
- a CDS encoding GIY-YIG nuclease family protein: MCFCYILHSSTLNQFYIGHCSENLSKRLRKHLSNHKGFTSRAKDWMIVYSEIFDDKSSAYKREREIKAWKSKKKIEQFIKNSTG; this comes from the coding sequence ATGTGTTTCTGCTATATATTACACTCCTCTACTCTCAATCAATTTTATATTGGTCATTGCTCAGAAAACCTTAGTAAAAGATTAAGAAAACACCTTTCTAATCATAAAGGTTTTACTTCCCGTGCTAAGGATTGGATGATTGTATATTCTGAAATTTTTGACGACAAAAGCTCTGCATATAAAAGAGAACGCGAAATAAAAGCATGGAAAAGTAAAAAGAAAATCGAACAATTTATAAAAAACTCAACTGGATAG
- a CDS encoding N-acetylmuramoyl-L-alanine amidase has translation MRNTLYFIGLSAVLFSCGSSKNVTPQKKNIPVNKNNSSNVTSKSQTPSVQTPVKPAIQKDHGVEFYTTNIADITKNDNTASYGSIVTAKPMGYQITKNYFPAIGQNFRQRYLILHYTALDNDRSITALTQRGVSAHYLVSDINDQEIYQIVDENKRSYHAGVSNWRKDSNLNDTSIGIEIVNSGFTTNASGQRIFADFPDYQIKKVAALAKDIVQRYNIPPTNVLAHSDIAPGRKQDPGPKFPWKKLYDEYQIGMWYDEGVRAGFLNQLETGTFESDKNTPPFIYKVQSQLQALGYQVDLSGEWDNQTKLVVQSFQYHFWPQIGDGVLDMGTYATLLALLQKYPSK, from the coding sequence ATGCGTAATACATTATATTTCATCGGATTAAGTGCAGTGCTTTTTTCCTGCGGTTCTTCTAAAAATGTTACACCTCAGAAAAAAAACATACCAGTAAATAAAAATAACAGCAGTAATGTTACTTCCAAATCACAAACGCCATCTGTACAGACTCCCGTAAAACCGGCTATTCAGAAAGATCATGGGGTAGAGTTTTATACCACAAATATTGCTGATATTACCAAAAATGATAACACAGCAAGTTATGGTAGTATTGTAACGGCAAAACCAATGGGTTACCAGATTACGAAAAACTATTTTCCGGCTATAGGACAAAATTTCAGACAGCGTTATCTTATTCTTCATTATACAGCGTTGGATAATGACCGATCCATTACAGCATTAACACAAAGAGGTGTAAGTGCTCATTATCTGGTAAGTGATATCAACGATCAGGAAATCTATCAGATTGTAGACGAAAATAAAAGATCTTATCATGCAGGGGTAAGCAACTGGAGAAAAGACTCTAACCTAAATGATACTTCCATTGGTATTGAGATTGTAAATAGCGGATTTACAACAAATGCTTCAGGTCAGAGGATATTTGCAGATTTCCCGGATTATCAGATCAAAAAAGTAGCTGCATTAGCTAAAGATATTGTACAACGTTATAATATTCCACCAACGAATGTTTTGGCACATTCAGATATAGCACCTGGCAGAAAGCAGGATCCGGGGCCAAAATTCCCGTGGAAAAAGTTGTATGACGAATACCAGATTGGAATGTGGTATGATGAAGGTGTACGTGCAGGCTTCCTTAATCAGTTAGAAACAGGAACTTTTGAATCTGATAAAAATACACCACCATTCATTTACAAAGTACAGAGCCAGCTTCAGGCATTAGGATACCAAGTTGATTTATCCGGGGAATGGGATAATCAGACTAAATTAGTTGTTCAGTCATTCCAGTATCATTTCTGGCCGCAAATAGGGGACGGAGTTCTGGATATGGGAACTTATGCTACTTTATTGGCATTATTGCAAAAGTATCCATCAAAATAG
- the aspA gene encoding aspartate ammonia-lyase produces the protein MNDYRIESDLIGELKVPVNAYYGVQTQRAIDNFKISNDHLSDHPEFIKAFAFVKKAAAQTNFELGLLDEIINKNIATACDEIIAGKMHKEFPTDMIQGGAGTSMNMNANEVIANRALELMGHQKGEYQFCSPNDHVNLSQSTNDAYPTAIRIALYNLNKTLVERLELLIQSFRKKADDLKDVIKMGRTQLQDAVPMTMGQEFNAFANTLQEEIARLNTNADLFLETNMGATAIGTGLNAHPDYAVKCTENLAKISGADVVLASDLVEATPDTGAYVIYSSAMKRMAVKLSKICNDLRLLASGPRAGLYEINLPKMQPGSSIMPGKVNPVIPEVVNQVCFKVIGNDLTVTFAAEAGQLQLNVMEPVLTQSIMESIRFLKNAMDTLREKCIDGITANKEICLNMVKNSIGIVTALNPYIGYKNSTKIAKEALDTGKSVYDLVLEHELLSKEKLDEILAPENMLNPHTKF, from the coding sequence ATGAATGATTACAGAATTGAAAGTGATCTGATAGGTGAACTAAAGGTTCCGGTAAATGCATACTATGGAGTACAGACGCAGAGAGCGATAGATAATTTTAAAATTTCCAATGATCACTTATCGGATCATCCGGAGTTTATTAAAGCTTTTGCTTTTGTTAAAAAGGCAGCGGCTCAGACTAATTTTGAATTAGGACTTTTAGATGAGATCATCAATAAAAATATAGCAACGGCCTGTGACGAGATTATTGCTGGGAAAATGCATAAAGAGTTTCCAACGGACATGATCCAAGGTGGAGCAGGAACTTCAATGAATATGAATGCGAATGAAGTAATTGCTAACAGAGCTTTGGAGCTTATGGGGCACCAGAAAGGGGAATACCAGTTCTGTTCGCCAAACGATCATGTAAACCTTTCTCAGTCTACTAACGATGCGTACCCTACAGCAATTCGTATTGCTTTATACAACCTTAATAAAACACTTGTAGAGAGGCTGGAATTACTGATTCAATCATTCAGAAAGAAAGCAGATGATCTGAAAGATGTGATCAAAATGGGGCGTACACAGTTGCAGGATGCAGTACCTATGACAATGGGGCAGGAGTTTAATGCTTTTGCTAATACCCTTCAGGAAGAAATAGCCCGTTTGAATACCAATGCAGATTTGTTTCTTGAAACCAATATGGGAGCGACGGCAATCGGTACTGGACTTAATGCGCATCCGGATTATGCTGTAAAATGTACAGAAAATCTGGCTAAGATCTCAGGAGCAGATGTAGTATTGGCTTCAGACCTTGTAGAGGCAACACCTGATACCGGAGCTTATGTAATTTATTCTTCCGCAATGAAGAGAATGGCTGTGAAGCTTTCCAAAATTTGTAATGACTTAAGATTATTGGCTTCAGGGCCAAGAGCTGGTTTATATGAAATTAACCTGCCGAAAATGCAGCCAGGATCTTCTATTATGCCCGGGAAAGTTAATCCGGTAATTCCGGAAGTGGTCAATCAGGTTTGCTTTAAAGTTATTGGTAACGATCTTACAGTAACTTTTGCAGCAGAGGCCGGTCAGTTACAGCTTAATGTAATGGAACCTGTTCTTACACAATCCATTATGGAGTCTATCCGTTTTCTGAAAAACGCCATGGATACTCTTCGTGAAAAATGTATAGATGGTATTACAGCAAACAAAGAAATTTGCCTGAATATGGTGAAAAACAGTATTGGTATTGTTACTGCACTTAATCCCTATATTGGTTATAAAAATAGTACGAAGATTGCTAAAGAAGCATTGGACACAGGTAAAAGTGTGTACGATCTGGTATTAGAGCATGAATTATTGAGTAAAGAAAAACTGGATGAGATTCTGGCGCCTGAAAATATGCTGAATCCACATACAAAATTCTAA